Proteins encoded in a region of the Triticum dicoccoides isolate Atlit2015 ecotype Zavitan chromosome 3A, WEW_v2.0, whole genome shotgun sequence genome:
- the LOC119267704 gene encoding serine/threonine-protein kinase AGC1-7-like, which translates to MNSRSYNKLDTANDKMDFNTRGNTAFNGTLDRNQSGVSANPSTASKPAAHSQIPMDFSTRGNTAFNGALDRNQPGVSANPSTASKQAAHSQIPSDKKPRPKKEDFADKGNPNHMTKRLVNPAESPVLTPTKAASRGMNSNTPEKLSDSALTIRQGSTDSPRSNSLDSCISGHVKHHTGGDCRWEAVQLATSRDSPLSLVHFRLLKRLGYGDIGSVYLVELRGTDTFFAMKVMDKESLISRNKLIRAQTEREILGLLDHPFLPTLYTHFETDKFYCLVMEYCCGGNLHSLRQKQLNKHFSEQAARFYASEVLLALEYLHMLGIVYRDLKPENVLVRDGGHIMLSDFDLSLRCSVSPMLVKSSSVHAGPNGIEKGLANTEGMSNGCIQPSAFFPRMLSMSMSKRNRNKTKSDLSLHGLQTMEFNAEPTDARSMSFVGTHEYLAPEIIRGEGHGSAVDWWTFGIFLYELLHGMTPFKGNGNRATLSNVVEQPLRFPESPPVSNVARDLIRGLLTKDPQKRIATKRGATEIKQHPFFEGVNWALVRSAHPPSVPDPVDFRQYLGKEKKTAERGLGTTLSSLSTGAVAAAKTGSGQFEYF; encoded by the exons ATGAACTCCAGGTCATACAACAAACTGGACACTGCGAATGACAAAATGGATTttaacacccgtggaaataccgcgtTCAATGGCACCTTAGACCGGAATCAATCAGGTGTGTCTGCCAATCCATCCACAGCATCCAAACCAGCTGCACACTCGCAGATCCCAATGGACTTCAGCACTCGTGGAAATACAGCGTTCAATGGCGCCTTAGACCGGAATCAACCAGGTGTCTCAGCCAATCCATCCACAGCATCCAAACAGGCTGCACACTCGCAGATCCCTTCGGATAAGAAACCACGTCCCAAGAAAGAAGATTTTGCTGACAAAGGAAACCCAAACCACATGACAAAACGCCTCGTTAATCCTGCGGAGAGCCCTGTGCTGACACCAACAAAAGCAGCATCCAGAGGCATGAACAGTAATACACCAGAGAAACTTAGTGATTCCGCTCTAACCATTCGTCAAGGTAGCACTGACAGTCCAAGAAGTAACAGCTTGGATAGCTGCATCTCCGGCCATGTCAAGCATCACACCGGAGGGGACTGCCGATGGGAGGCCGTCCAGCTGGCCACCTCCAGGGACTCCCCTCTCAGCCTAGTCCACTTTAGACTTCTGAAGCGCCTTGGATACGGAGACATTGGCAGTGTTTACCTTGTGGAGCTcaggggcacagacacgttcttcgCGATGAAGGTGATGGACAAGGAATCACTCATCAGCAGGAACAAGCTGATCAGGGCGCAAACAGAGAGGGAGATACTCGGCCTTCTCGATCACCCTTTCCTGCCCACGCTGTACACTCATTTTGAGACAGACAAGTTCTACTGCCTTGTCATGGAGTATTGCTGCGGCGGTAATCTCCATTCGCTTCGGCAGAAGCAGCTGAACAAGCACTTCTCCGAGCAAGCAGCCAG ATTTTATGCCTCTGAGGTGTTGCTGGCACTGGAGTACCTCCACATGCTAGGCATCGTGTACCGAGACCTCAAGCCGGAGAACGTGCTCGTCCGAGACGGGGGGCACATCATGCTGTCCGACTTCGACCTGTCGCTGCGGTGCTCGGTGAGCCCGATGCTCGTCAAGTCGTCGTCGGTGCACGCAGGCCCCAACGGCATCGAGAAAGGGCTGGCCAACACGGAGGGCATGAGCAACGGGTGCATCCAGCCGTCGGCGTTCTTCCCGCGGATGCTGAGCATGAGCATGAGCAAGAGGAACCGCAACAAGACCAAGTCGGACCTCAGCCTCCACGGGTTGCAGACAATGGAGTTCAACGCGGAGCCGACGGACGCCCGGTCCATGTCGTTCGTCGGCACCCACGAGTACCTGGCGCCGGAGATCATCCGAGGGGAGGGCCACGGCAGCGCGGTGGACTGGTGGACCTTCGGTATCTTCCTCTATGAGCTGCTGCACGGCATGACACCGTTCAAGGGCAACGGCAACCGCGCCACGCTGAGCAACGTGGTGGAGCAGCCGCTGCGGTTCCCGGAGAGCCCGCCGGTGAGCAACGTCGCGCGGGACCTCATCCGGGGACTGCTGACCAAGGACCCCCAGAAGAGGATCGCGACCAAGAGGGGCGCCACCGAGATCAAGCAGCACCCGTTCTTCGAGGGGGTGAACTGGGCGCTCGTCAGGAGCGCTCACCCGCCGTCGGTGCCGGACCCCGTCGACTTTAGGCAGTACCTAGGCAAAGAGAAGAAGACGGCAGAGCGTGGCCTTGGCACCACTCTGAGCAGCTTGTCGACGGGCGCTGTTGCGGCAGCCAAGACGGGCTCCGGCCAGTTCGAGTATTTCTAG
- the LOC119267705 gene encoding putative ubiquitin-conjugating enzyme E2 39 isoform X2 yields MVLKKLLQFFGVGKKKKKNSNKKGKSIDPLWQGASAAPHSTVNVLASNILLNPCSSGSGNVLSLQKHEPECSSNISSAIKAVDGSENEDHKLFNQFDVVQDYSDHHYAKTSTGKTSKDWTKTIQNEWKLLQRDLPGSIYVRVYEDRIDLLRAAIVGPSGTPYHDGLFFFDVRFPPEYPRCPPKVYYHSGGLRLNPNLYESGKVCLSLLNTWWGSGCEKWSKSNSTMLQHFETLVVHHFHERERAILDACSAYASGIIVGSSVRDGAKYACDKCFAGFKKSLDAHTELLAKELAKNRAQALELKGDTPAADEIASTS; encoded by the exons ATGGTTCTCAAGAAGCTGCTTCAATTCTTTGGAGTtggcaagaaaaagaagaagaattcCAACAAAAAAG GCAAGTCCATCGACCCTCTTTGGCAAG GTGCTAGTGCTGCTCCACACTCCACTGTAAACGTCCTTGCAAGTAACATTCTTTTGAATCCCTGTTCAAGTGGGTCTGGTAATGTGTTGTCACTGCAAAAACATGAACCTGAATGTTCAAGTAACATCTCATCGGCGATAAAGGCAGTAGATGGATCTGAGAACGAGGATCACAAGTTATTTAACCAATTTGACGTTGTTCAAGATTACTCTGACCACCACTATGCAAAGACCTCAACAGGGAAG ACGAGCAAAGATTGGACGAAAACAATCCAAAATGAATGGAAGCTTCTACAGAGAGATCTACCTG GATCTATATATGTTAGAGTTTATGAGGACAGGATTGATCTGCTAAGGGCTGCTATTGTTGGGCCTTCTGGAACTCCATATCATGACGGTCTTTTCTTCTTTGATGTTCGTTTTCCTCCTGAGTACCCGCGATGTCCACCG AAAGTGTACTACCATTCAGGTGGGCTTCGACTAAATCCAAACCTGTATGAGAGTGGAAAGGTGTGCCTTAGCCTGCTGAACACTTGGTGGGGTTCTGGATGTGAGAAGTGGAGCAAGTCGAATTCCACCATGCTGCAG CATTTTGAGACCCTTGTCGTGCACCATTTCCACGAGCGGGAGCGTGccatcctggacgcatgcagcgcaTACGCGTCTGGCATTATCGTCGGATCATCGGTCAGGGATGGCGCGAAGTACGCCTGCGATAAGTGCTTTGCCGGTTTCAAGAAGTCTCTGGATGCACACACCGAACTTCTCGCAAAGGAGTTGGCTAAGAACAGAGCTCAAGCGCTGGAACTGAAGGGAGACACGCCAGCTGCAGATGAGATCGCGTCTACCAGCTAG
- the LOC119267705 gene encoding putative ubiquitin-conjugating enzyme E2 38 isoform X1: MVLKKLLQFFGVGKKKKKNSNKKGKSIDPLWQGASAAPHSTVNVLASNILLNPCSSGSGNVLSLQKHEPECSSNISSAIKAVDGSENEDHKLFNQFDVVQDYSDHHYAKTSTGKTSKDWTKTIQNEWKLLQRDLPGSIYVRVYEDRIDLLRAAIVGPSGTPYHDGLFFFDVRFPPEYPRCPPKVYYHSGGLRLNPNLYESGKVCLSLLNTWWGSGCEKWSKSNSTMLQVLISIQGLVLNDKPYFNEPGYKNTVNTPLGEKHSMAYNQTAFVLSCKTMLYSLRKPPMHFETLVVHHFHERERAILDACSAYASGIIVGSSVRDGAKYACDKCFAGFKKSLDAHTELLAKELAKNRAQALELKGDTPAADEIASTS, encoded by the exons ATGGTTCTCAAGAAGCTGCTTCAATTCTTTGGAGTtggcaagaaaaagaagaagaattcCAACAAAAAAG GCAAGTCCATCGACCCTCTTTGGCAAG GTGCTAGTGCTGCTCCACACTCCACTGTAAACGTCCTTGCAAGTAACATTCTTTTGAATCCCTGTTCAAGTGGGTCTGGTAATGTGTTGTCACTGCAAAAACATGAACCTGAATGTTCAAGTAACATCTCATCGGCGATAAAGGCAGTAGATGGATCTGAGAACGAGGATCACAAGTTATTTAACCAATTTGACGTTGTTCAAGATTACTCTGACCACCACTATGCAAAGACCTCAACAGGGAAG ACGAGCAAAGATTGGACGAAAACAATCCAAAATGAATGGAAGCTTCTACAGAGAGATCTACCTG GATCTATATATGTTAGAGTTTATGAGGACAGGATTGATCTGCTAAGGGCTGCTATTGTTGGGCCTTCTGGAACTCCATATCATGACGGTCTTTTCTTCTTTGATGTTCGTTTTCCTCCTGAGTACCCGCGATGTCCACCG AAAGTGTACTACCATTCAGGTGGGCTTCGACTAAATCCAAACCTGTATGAGAGTGGAAAGGTGTGCCTTAGCCTGCTGAACACTTGGTGGGGTTCTGGATGTGAGAAGTGGAGCAAGTCGAATTCCACCATGCTGCAGGTGTTGATCTCCATCCAGGGCCTTGTGTTGAATGATAAACCATATTTTAATGAGCCAGGCTACAAAAACACGGTTAATACACCTCTTGGTGAAAAGCATTCCATGGCATATAATCAGACTGCATTTGTACTATCCTGCAAGACTATGTTGTATTCACTTCGGAAGCCTCCAATG CATTTTGAGACCCTTGTCGTGCACCATTTCCACGAGCGGGAGCGTGccatcctggacgcatgcagcgcaTACGCGTCTGGCATTATCGTCGGATCATCGGTCAGGGATGGCGCGAAGTACGCCTGCGATAAGTGCTTTGCCGGTTTCAAGAAGTCTCTGGATGCACACACCGAACTTCTCGCAAAGGAGTTGGCTAAGAACAGAGCTCAAGCGCTGGAACTGAAGGGAGACACGCCAGCTGCAGATGAGATCGCGTCTACCAGCTAG